One Natrinema salaciae genomic region harbors:
- the sufU gene encoding Fe-S cluster assembly sulfur transfer protein SufU gives MGLGSDMYRQQILDHYKNPRNYGELEDPTFTHVGENPMCGDEIRMDVELADDEETIERVAFQGDGCAISQASASMLSGKLAGKTLAELHEMDRDDVIDMLGVEISPMRVKCAVLAEKVAQDGAEIYEGDLDVEKTTTED, from the coding sequence ATGGGACTGGGCTCCGATATGTACCGACAGCAGATCCTCGACCACTACAAGAACCCGCGCAACTACGGGGAACTCGAGGATCCCACGTTCACCCACGTCGGCGAGAACCCGATGTGCGGCGACGAGATTCGCATGGACGTCGAACTCGCCGACGACGAGGAGACGATCGAGCGGGTCGCCTTCCAGGGCGACGGCTGCGCGATCAGCCAGGCCTCGGCCAGCATGCTCTCGGGGAAACTGGCCGGCAAGACCCTCGCGGAACTCCACGAGATGGACCGCGACGACGTGATCGACATGCTCGGGGTCGAGATCTCGCCGATGCGAGTCAAGTGCGCGGTGCTCGCCGAGAAGGTCGCACAGGACGGCGCGGAGATCTACGAGGGCGACCTCGACGTCGAGAAGACGACGACCGAAGACTAA
- a CDS encoding ABC transporter ATP-binding protein, producing MTAIETSGLTKEYGELTAVDDLDLTVEGGEVFGFLGPNGAGKSTTINMLLDFTRPTAGSATVLGYDAQTEADEISPRVGVLPEGFDVYPRLSGRRHIAFASKTKDADADPDEILERVGLSAEDADRPAGDYSKGMRQRLATGMALVGDPDLLVMDEPSTGLDPHGIREMQDLVRSEAERGTTVFFSSHILEHVEAVCDRVGVLTEGELVAVDTIEGLREEIGGGATVTITLADAGTDARGVIGDVPGVTDVTASGRTLECSVTDPAAKAHVVTELADAGATIRDLRIEEVSLESLFTALTNGDGGERPSEAGTVDGTAVEPDPEVAR from the coding sequence ATGACCGCGATAGAGACGTCCGGTTTGACGAAGGAGTACGGCGAACTGACCGCCGTCGACGACCTCGACCTCACCGTCGAGGGCGGCGAAGTGTTCGGCTTCCTGGGCCCGAACGGGGCGGGGAAGTCGACGACGATCAACATGCTACTCGACTTCACGCGACCGACGGCCGGCTCGGCGACGGTGCTCGGCTACGACGCGCAGACCGAGGCCGACGAGATCAGCCCGCGAGTCGGCGTCCTCCCCGAGGGGTTCGACGTCTACCCGCGGCTGTCGGGTCGGCGGCATATCGCGTTCGCCAGCAAGACGAAAGACGCCGACGCGGACCCCGACGAGATCCTCGAGCGCGTCGGGCTCTCGGCCGAAGACGCCGACCGACCGGCCGGCGACTACTCCAAGGGGATGCGCCAGCGGCTCGCGACCGGGATGGCGCTGGTCGGCGATCCCGACCTGCTCGTCATGGACGAACCCTCGACCGGGCTCGACCCCCACGGCATCCGCGAGATGCAGGACCTCGTCCGCAGCGAGGCCGAGCGCGGGACGACCGTCTTCTTCTCGAGTCACATCCTCGAGCACGTCGAGGCGGTCTGTGACCGCGTCGGCGTGTTGACCGAGGGCGAGCTCGTCGCCGTCGACACGATCGAGGGGCTCCGCGAGGAGATCGGCGGCGGCGCGACGGTGACGATCACCCTCGCCGACGCGGGGACCGACGCCCGCGGGGTGATCGGCGACGTTCCGGGCGTCACCGACGTCACCGCGTCCGGGCGCACCCTCGAGTGCTCGGTCACCGATCCCGCGGCGAAAGCGCACGTCGTGACCGAACTCGCCGACGCGGGCGCGACGATTCGGGATCTGCGGATCGAGGAGGTCTCGCTCGAGTCGCTGTTCACGGCGCTGACGAACGGCGACGGTGGCGAGCGACCGAGCGAGGCGGGGACGGTCGACGGAACCGCGGTGGAGCCGGACCCGGAGGTGGCCCGATGA
- a CDS encoding DUF424 domain-containing protein: MIVNERETQEGLLVAVCDEDVLGETFEEGELSLTVTEEFYGGDAVDESAVLESLARAAVANIVGTRAVELAVEEGFVDEANVLEVGPTLHAQLLRMQ, translated from the coding sequence ATGATCGTCAACGAACGCGAGACCCAGGAAGGGCTGCTGGTCGCCGTCTGCGACGAGGACGTGCTCGGCGAGACCTTCGAGGAGGGCGAGCTCTCCCTGACCGTCACCGAGGAGTTCTACGGCGGCGACGCGGTCGACGAGAGCGCCGTCCTCGAGAGCCTCGCGCGGGCGGCCGTCGCCAACATCGTCGGCACCCGCGCCGTCGAACTCGCCGTCGAGGAGGGGTTCGTCGACGAGGCGAACGTCCTCGAAGTGGGGCCGACGCTGCACGCGCAGTTGCTGCGGATGCAGTGA
- a CDS encoding ArsR/SmtB family transcription factor, whose product MPDDEDREVLALLDDQYARRILIAASEEPMSVDRLTECCDASPPTIYRRIERLSDQGFLNEYQEFDPDGHHYKTYSTRLERVAIEIAEGSMEMDVYRRDEDPADRFTRLFEDL is encoded by the coding sequence ATGCCCGACGATGAGGACAGAGAGGTACTCGCACTCCTCGACGACCAGTACGCGCGCCGCATCCTCATCGCGGCCAGCGAGGAACCGATGTCCGTCGACCGACTCACCGAGTGCTGTGACGCCTCGCCGCCGACGATCTACCGGCGGATCGAGCGGCTCTCGGACCAGGGGTTCCTCAACGAGTATCAGGAGTTCGATCCCGATGGACACCACTACAAGACCTACAGCACGCGACTCGAGCGCGTGGCGATCGAGATCGCCGAGGGCTCGATGGAGATGGACGTGTACCGCCGCGACGAGGACCCCGCCGACCGGTTCACCCGGCTGTTCGAGGACCTGTGA
- a CDS encoding DUF7521 family protein encodes MLGPVLQTVESEGGTATVAVAVFLGQALAFLIACWIAKRSYDGYRDARRPPLLWLALGIALLAAVPTVLRFLLPTLLGASSVTTTVLASASEIAGLTAILYTVYGRP; translated from the coding sequence ATGCTTGGGCCCGTACTGCAGACGGTCGAAAGCGAGGGCGGGACGGCGACGGTCGCGGTCGCCGTCTTCCTCGGTCAGGCGCTCGCGTTCCTGATCGCGTGCTGGATCGCGAAGCGGTCCTACGACGGGTACCGGGACGCCCGCCGGCCCCCGCTGCTCTGGCTCGCCCTCGGAATCGCGCTGCTCGCCGCGGTGCCGACGGTCCTTCGCTTCCTGCTCCCGACACTCCTCGGCGCGTCGTCGGTGACGACGACCGTCCTCGCGAGCGCCAGCGAAATCGCCGGCCTCACGGCGATCCTCTACACCGTCTACGGCCGCCCGTGA
- a CDS encoding energy-coupling factor transporter transmembrane component T family protein — protein sequence MSALDELRDATSIDAIKTDLLRTAYENEGSFLHRLDPRVLLLWYVVFLFVPWLFYDVRVLLGLLAFVSALAVLSRVSLFLVGLMAFSVGSTLASYAAVTAVTGDPVAAVRALIPFTLKLTIISVSSLAVFSSMGPKTLAHGLRSLGVPRQFTFLITYGYRMLPVLFEEYHDLVNSYRLRSAAPESPGRFRWRHYAYLLKLSMRAFYPMIFNVAKRSRVTVEAMETRGFSHSLHDEASKELQLADLRIRPVDVVFFGGSLSIVAGIALML from the coding sequence GTGAGCGCCCTGGACGAACTCAGAGACGCCACGTCGATCGACGCGATCAAGACCGATCTGCTCCGAACGGCCTACGAGAACGAGGGGTCGTTCCTCCATCGCCTCGACCCGCGGGTCTTGCTCCTGTGGTACGTCGTCTTCCTGTTCGTACCCTGGCTGTTCTACGACGTGAGGGTGTTACTGGGACTGCTCGCATTCGTCTCGGCACTCGCGGTCCTTTCGCGCGTGAGCCTCTTTCTCGTCGGGCTGATGGCGTTCAGCGTCGGCTCGACGCTCGCCTCATACGCCGCCGTGACCGCGGTCACCGGCGATCCCGTCGCCGCGGTCCGGGCGCTGATCCCGTTCACGCTCAAACTGACGATCATCTCGGTCTCGAGTCTGGCCGTCTTCTCGAGCATGGGGCCGAAGACGCTCGCACACGGGCTGCGGAGTCTCGGGGTACCACGACAGTTCACCTTCCTCATCACCTACGGCTACCGGATGCTGCCGGTGCTGTTCGAGGAGTACCACGATCTCGTAAACTCGTATCGGCTGCGCAGCGCCGCCCCGGAGTCGCCCGGCCGCTTCCGCTGGCGACACTACGCGTACCTGTTGAAACTCTCGATGCGAGCGTTCTACCCGATGATATTCAACGTCGCCAAACGCAGTCGGGTCACGGTCGAAGCCATGGAGACGCGGGGGTTCTCTCACTCGCTGCACGACGAGGCGAGCAAGGAACTCCAGCTGGCGGACCTTCGGATCCGGCCGGTCGACGTCGTCTTTTTCGGCGGGTCGTTGAGTATCGTGGCCGGGATCGCGCTGATGCTGTAG
- a CDS encoding sensor domain-containing protein: protein MKSTTRMSSPLTAVGTALDRVRAWSRWFFGVAARKRTYYNLCYLLLAFPLGIGYFVLLVTGFAIPAGLGFAVVEIALTEPLALLIAGVPLALVLLCIGVPTALVVLFAAIELTALERLLADRLLGADVPTSEAATTVRERARRLVLDRGTWKGVGYLFSKFVFGIGSFVALTVGATFTYALVAAPLHYRNQLVGIHIGDPIEFVPRLTYQHDGWTTDVAPVTLSIADGELISLYVDSLEAALAVSALGVLVGLVVLHLFNGLSWLAARYTELVLRGTQPSVFSEPPER from the coding sequence ATGAAATCCACAACACGCATGTCATCACCGCTCACCGCAGTCGGAACCGCACTGGATCGCGTTCGAGCCTGGAGCCGCTGGTTTTTCGGCGTCGCCGCCCGCAAGCGGACCTACTACAACCTCTGCTACCTCCTGCTCGCGTTCCCGCTGGGAATCGGCTACTTCGTCCTTCTCGTGACCGGCTTCGCGATTCCGGCGGGGCTCGGCTTCGCGGTGGTCGAGATCGCACTCACGGAACCCCTCGCGCTGTTGATCGCCGGCGTTCCGCTCGCGCTGGTCCTGCTATGTATCGGCGTCCCGACCGCGCTGGTCGTCCTGTTCGCCGCGATCGAACTCACCGCCCTCGAGCGGCTCCTCGCCGATCGGTTGCTCGGCGCCGACGTGCCGACGTCCGAGGCGGCGACGACCGTCCGCGAGCGGGCGCGGCGGCTCGTCCTCGATCGCGGGACGTGGAAGGGCGTCGGCTACCTGTTCAGCAAGTTCGTGTTCGGAATCGGCTCGTTCGTCGCCCTCACCGTCGGGGCCACGTTCACGTACGCGCTGGTCGCCGCACCGCTGCACTACCGGAATCAGCTGGTCGGCATCCACATCGGCGATCCGATCGAGTTCGTCCCCCGGCTCACGTACCAGCACGACGGCTGGACGACCGACGTCGCCCCGGTCACCCTCTCGATCGCCGACGGCGAACTGATCTCGCTGTACGTCGATTCGCTCGAGGCGGCGCTGGCCGTCTCGGCGCTCGGCGTCCTGGTCGGGCTCGTCGTCCTCCACCTGTTCAACGGCCTCTCCTGGCTCGCTGCGCGGTACACGGAACTGGTACTGCGGGGCACGCAGCCGTCGGTCTTCAGCGAACCGCCCGAGCGATAG
- a CDS encoding DUF7521 family protein, whose protein sequence is MTATVSAVGADSLAVLETTVGGLDEATTIFFAGLASAALGTVVSWTAYRGYTRNDSRPMLFLAVGVAFLTVVPFALSHAIDWMTDAADATVLLVVTACHLLGLLAIVRSFRRPDAG, encoded by the coding sequence ATGACCGCGACCGTCAGCGCCGTCGGTGCCGACTCCCTCGCCGTCCTCGAGACAACGGTCGGCGGCCTCGACGAGGCGACGACGATCTTCTTCGCCGGGCTGGCCAGTGCTGCGCTCGGGACGGTCGTCTCGTGGACGGCCTACCGGGGCTACACGCGCAACGACAGCCGACCGATGCTGTTTCTGGCCGTCGGGGTCGCCTTCCTCACGGTCGTCCCGTTCGCGCTCTCGCACGCGATCGACTGGATGACCGACGCGGCCGACGCGACGGTTCTGCTCGTCGTCACCGCCTGTCACCTGCTCGGACTGCTCGCGATCGTTCGCTCGTTCAGGAGGCCCGACGCCGGATGA
- a CDS encoding HD domain-containing protein: protein MLEAVRDRARPYFTDASPAHDWHHVQRVDALAETLVEQHPESVEEPVVHLAVALHDIGRTREDRGEIDDHASWGAREGGRILRDLGAATDTVERVQHCIRAHRYSTGTEPASLEAKLVADADNLDALGAVGIARVFAYGGEIGEPIHDPAQPIAEDDTDAGATQYNHFHKKILDLPARMYTDVGRDLAADRVGFVREYLERFEVEVAGET, encoded by the coding sequence ATGCTCGAGGCAGTTCGCGACCGTGCCCGTCCGTATTTTACCGACGCCTCACCGGCTCACGACTGGCACCACGTCCAGCGAGTCGACGCGCTCGCCGAGACGCTCGTCGAACAGCACCCCGAGTCGGTCGAGGAACCCGTGGTCCACCTCGCCGTTGCCCTCCACGATATCGGCCGAACACGCGAAGATCGCGGGGAGATCGACGATCACGCGAGCTGGGGTGCCCGGGAGGGCGGACGAATCCTGCGCGATCTCGGTGCGGCGACGGACACGGTCGAACGCGTCCAGCACTGTATCCGTGCTCACCGCTACTCGACCGGTACCGAACCCGCGTCGCTCGAGGCGAAACTCGTCGCCGACGCGGACAACCTCGACGCGCTCGGCGCGGTCGGCATCGCTCGCGTGTTCGCCTACGGCGGCGAGATCGGCGAGCCGATCCACGATCCCGCCCAGCCGATCGCGGAAGACGACACCGACGCCGGCGCGACACAGTACAACCACTTCCACAAGAAGATCCTCGACCTGCCGGCGCGGATGTACACCGACGTTGGCCGGGACCTCGCTGCGGATCGCGTCGGGTTCGTTCGCGAGTACCTCGAGCGGTTCGAGGTGGAGGTCGCGGGCGAGACGTGA
- a CDS encoding sugar phosphate isomerase/epimerase family protein: protein MAEPTPRFGAAMDVRFDASVAAFAEFLTDRGLDHIELRAGYLDVREDGPTPATLRNVADDYGVTYSVHAPHLDVAPGNVNERLRSAVVDATVDALDFAAAIDAVGVVTHGGGARTRYPSHVREHVRSQAVETIRACARHAAAVDVPLCLENQRTKPDVRRFTATPDRLASILEAVDVGPDALRVTLDVGHAKASGIEYGRFVDRFGDRIHLVHLHDNDGETDAHDPLPSFRSVGDDVGAPYNVLEMKSRADIDRSL from the coding sequence ATGGCTGAACCGACGCCCCGGTTCGGTGCTGCGATGGACGTTCGGTTCGACGCATCCGTCGCGGCGTTCGCCGAGTTTCTGACCGACCGCGGCTTGGACCACATCGAACTCCGCGCCGGCTATCTGGACGTCCGCGAAGACGGTCCCACCCCGGCGACGCTTCGGAACGTCGCCGACGACTACGGCGTGACGTACTCGGTGCACGCGCCCCATCTCGACGTCGCGCCCGGCAACGTCAACGAACGGCTCCGGTCGGCGGTCGTCGACGCGACGGTCGACGCGCTCGACTTCGCCGCCGCCATCGACGCCGTCGGCGTCGTCACGCACGGCGGTGGCGCGCGGACGCGGTATCCGTCCCACGTCCGCGAACACGTCCGATCGCAGGCGGTCGAGACGATTCGGGCGTGCGCCCGCCACGCCGCAGCGGTAGACGTCCCGCTCTGTCTCGAGAACCAGCGAACGAAGCCCGACGTCCGCCGGTTCACTGCGACTCCCGATCGGCTAGCGTCCATTCTCGAGGCCGTCGACGTCGGTCCGGACGCGCTTCGGGTCACCCTCGACGTCGGCCACGCGAAGGCCAGCGGTATCGAGTACGGACGGTTCGTCGATCGGTTCGGTGATCGGATTCACCTCGTCCACCTCCACGACAACGACGGGGAGACGGACGCCCACGACCCGCTTCCCTCGTTTCGGTCGGTCGGTGACGACGTCGGCGCTCCGTACAACGTCCTCGAGATGAAGTCCCGCGCCGACATCGACCGATCGCTCTGA
- a CDS encoding aminotransferase class V-fold PLP-dependent enzyme — MSQQNLESLDVGAIREAFPILQREFNGEQLVYLDNAATTQTPDPVVDAMSDYYREYNANVHRGIHHLSQEASIAYEEAHDRVAEFIGASGGREEVVFTKNTTEAENLVAYSWGLNELGPGDEIVLTQMEHHASLVTWQQIGKRTGADVEYIQLTDDGRLDMDHARELITDDTAMLSAVHVSNTLGTVNPVSELVDIAHDHDALAFIDGAQAVPNRPVDVEAINADFYAFSGHKMAGPTGIGALYGKKELLEDMQPYLYGGGMIRKVTFEESTWDDLPWKFEPGTPQIAEAVGLVAAIDWLEEIGMERIEAHEAEIARYAYERLDAEPGVEIYGPEPGPERGGLVGFNLDSVHAHDLASIMNDHAVAIRAGDHCTQPLHDELGVAASARASFYVYNTKDEVDKLVAAIDDARQLFA; from the coding sequence ATGAGTCAACAGAACCTCGAGTCGCTCGACGTCGGGGCGATCCGAGAGGCGTTCCCGATCCTCCAGCGGGAGTTCAACGGCGAGCAGCTCGTCTATCTCGACAACGCGGCGACGACCCAGACGCCCGATCCGGTCGTCGACGCGATGAGCGACTACTACCGGGAGTACAACGCCAACGTCCACCGCGGCATCCACCACCTGAGCCAGGAAGCCTCGATCGCCTACGAGGAAGCCCACGACCGGGTCGCCGAGTTCATCGGCGCGAGCGGCGGTCGCGAGGAGGTCGTCTTCACGAAGAACACGACCGAAGCCGAGAACCTCGTCGCCTACTCGTGGGGGCTGAACGAACTCGGCCCCGGTGACGAGATCGTTCTCACCCAGATGGAACACCACGCCTCGCTCGTCACGTGGCAGCAGATCGGCAAGCGCACTGGTGCCGACGTCGAGTACATCCAGCTGACGGACGACGGCCGTCTCGACATGGACCACGCCCGCGAGCTCATCACCGACGACACCGCGATGCTCTCGGCGGTCCACGTCTCGAACACGCTGGGCACCGTCAACCCCGTTTCCGAACTCGTCGACATCGCCCACGACCACGACGCGCTGGCCTTCATCGATGGCGCACAGGCCGTCCCGAACCGCCCCGTCGACGTCGAGGCGATCAACGCCGACTTCTACGCGTTCTCCGGCCACAAGATGGCCGGCCCCACCGGTATCGGCGCGCTCTACGGCAAGAAAGAACTGCTCGAGGACATGCAGCCGTACCTCTACGGCGGTGGCATGATCCGCAAGGTCACGTTCGAGGAGTCGACCTGGGACGATCTCCCGTGGAAGTTCGAACCCGGCACGCCCCAGATCGCCGAGGCCGTCGGCCTCGTCGCCGCGATCGACTGGCTCGAGGAGATCGGCATGGAGCGCATCGAGGCCCACGAAGCGGAGATCGCCCGCTACGCCTACGAACGACTCGACGCGGAGCCGGGCGTGGAGATCTACGGCCCCGAGCCCGGCCCGGAACGCGGCGGCCTCGTCGGCTTCAACCTCGACTCCGTCCACGCCCACGACCTCGCCTCGATCATGAACGACCACGCGGTCGCGATCCGCGCCGGCGACCACTGCACCCAGCCGCTCCACGACGAACTGGGGGTCGCGGCGTCGGCTCGAGCCTCGTTCTACGTCTACAACACCAAAGACGAAGTCGACAAACTCGTTGCGGCCATCGACGACGCGCGTCAGCTGTTCGCGTGA
- a CDS encoding ABC transporter ATP-binding protein — translation MAGTDDAVIAVDDLSFRYPGTDDAVLSGADLEIEPGEFVAVVGGNGSGKTTLCKTFNGIVPHFYEGTFDGSVTVAGLDVAESSVSELSRHVGYVFQEFDNQLVSPTVFEEVAFAPLNYGHEDYRERVHRTLDTLELDGLEDRFVWELSGGQKHLVALAASLSLDPEIVVVDEPAAQLDPVTARETYDHLARLNEEFGKTVVAIEHQTEFIAEYCEQVVLVEDGAVSWKLPVDEALNRLGDLRAQDVHPPQVTRIAERVFDGDGDLPVTLDDGLTRFERRVSETTGRTDGTATAAATTESRADPVVSFDGVSHTYQTLRSGTREVLDDLSLELYPDERVALVGSNGAGKSTLLQLITGLEKPDSGTVTVDGIDTASVLPERLADDVVYVHQNPEEMFIDDAVRADVAHYLEERAYADVDGRVDDVIEFLDLAALEDRDGRLLSVGQQRRASLAIGLATEPSIVLLDEPTGSLDLASREEVGRTIERAGERVETVVVATHDLELAAAWASRVVVLDEGDVIADGPPEAVFADLAVLERANLRPPQVVRLGEALGLDPAPLTVEAFAERLGATDSAPAPVEGGSQ, via the coding sequence ATGGCTGGGACCGACGACGCCGTGATCGCCGTCGACGACCTCTCGTTTCGGTACCCTGGGACCGACGACGCCGTGCTGTCGGGTGCCGACCTCGAGATCGAGCCCGGGGAGTTCGTCGCCGTCGTCGGCGGTAACGGTTCCGGTAAGACGACGCTTTGCAAGACGTTCAACGGGATCGTCCCGCACTTCTACGAGGGGACGTTCGACGGCTCGGTGACGGTCGCGGGACTCGACGTGGCGGAGAGTTCGGTGTCGGAGCTGTCGCGACACGTCGGTTACGTGTTCCAGGAGTTCGACAACCAACTGGTCAGTCCGACGGTGTTCGAGGAAGTGGCGTTCGCACCGCTGAACTACGGCCACGAGGACTACCGCGAGCGAGTTCACCGGACGCTCGATACCCTCGAGCTCGACGGGCTCGAGGACCGATTCGTCTGGGAGCTGTCTGGCGGCCAGAAACACCTCGTCGCGCTGGCCGCGTCGCTCTCCCTCGACCCGGAGATCGTCGTCGTCGACGAGCCGGCCGCACAGCTCGATCCGGTCACCGCTCGCGAAACCTACGACCACCTCGCCCGGCTCAACGAGGAGTTCGGGAAGACGGTCGTCGCGATCGAACACCAGACGGAGTTCATCGCCGAGTACTGTGAGCAGGTGGTCCTCGTCGAAGACGGTGCCGTCAGCTGGAAGCTGCCGGTCGACGAGGCGCTGAACAGGCTCGGTGACCTGCGGGCACAGGACGTCCACCCGCCGCAGGTGACCCGGATCGCCGAGCGCGTTTTCGACGGCGACGGGGACCTGCCGGTGACGCTGGACGACGGGCTAACCCGGTTCGAACGACGGGTATCCGAGACGACGGGTCGAACCGACGGGACCGCCACAGCGGCGGCGACAACCGAAAGCCGCGCCGACCCGGTCGTCTCGTTCGACGGCGTGTCCCACACCTATCAGACGCTCCGGAGCGGGACCCGGGAGGTCCTCGACGACCTGTCGCTCGAGCTGTACCCCGACGAGCGGGTCGCCCTCGTCGGAAGCAACGGTGCCGGGAAGTCGACGCTCCTCCAGTTGATCACCGGCCTCGAGAAGCCCGATTCCGGGACCGTCACCGTCGACGGGATCGACACGGCGTCGGTGCTCCCGGAACGGCTCGCGGACGACGTCGTCTACGTTCACCAGAATCCCGAGGAGATGTTCATCGACGACGCGGTGCGAGCGGACGTCGCCCACTACCTCGAAGAGCGGGCGTACGCGGACGTAGACGGACGCGTCGACGACGTGATCGAGTTCCTCGATCTCGCCGCGTTAGAGGACCGCGACGGTCGCCTCCTCAGCGTCGGCCAGCAGCGGCGCGCCTCGCTGGCGATCGGGCTGGCGACGGAGCCCTCGATCGTCCTGCTCGACGAGCCGACCGGCAGCCTCGACCTCGCGAGCCGCGAGGAGGTCGGCCGGACGATCGAGCGGGCCGGGGAGCGCGTCGAAACGGTCGTCGTCGCGACCCACGACCTCGAGCTCGCGGCAGCCTGGGCGAGTCGCGTGGTCGTCCTCGACGAGGGTGACGTCATCGCTGACGGCCCACCCGAAGCCGTCTTCGCCGACCTCGCGGTCCTCGAGCGGGCGAACCTCCGTCCGCCGCAGGTCGTCCGCCTGGGCGAGGCGCTCGGCCTCGACCCCGCACCGTTGACCGTCGAGGCGTTCGCCGAGCGTCTCGGTGCAACCGACTCTGCGCCGGCACCGGTCGAGGGGGGATCGCAGTGA
- a CDS encoding ABC transporter permease subunit, whose amino-acid sequence MSSHVATVARKEFDDAGRSKLLWSLIGLLVGLVVIGYVAIWYTVDDVTAAEVLNFLGLPLQVILPVAALIAGYMAVVGERRSGSVKLLLGLPPNRTDVVFGKLLGRTAVVALAVGLAFLASLVLGAALFGSVPFADWLGFAAVSLLFGTTFVGLAVGVSAGVSTRGKSMAVVVGLYMVFVALWELLTAGPYYLLYDEGPPIEAETWYLVLEQFNPIFAYTNLASNVVEGTIYPFQFQYGLQSAEAYQMTPAERYPGDAPFYLEDWFGIVVMLAWLVAPVAIGYYRFKRTDL is encoded by the coding sequence ATGAGCTCGCACGTGGCTACCGTCGCCCGGAAGGAGTTCGACGACGCCGGCCGGTCGAAACTGCTCTGGTCGCTGATCGGGCTGCTCGTCGGCCTCGTCGTGATCGGCTACGTCGCGATCTGGTACACGGTCGACGACGTGACCGCGGCCGAGGTGCTGAACTTCCTCGGGCTCCCGCTGCAGGTGATCCTCCCGGTCGCCGCGCTGATCGCCGGCTACATGGCCGTCGTCGGCGAGCGGCGCTCCGGGAGCGTCAAACTCCTGCTGGGGCTGCCGCCGAACCGGACCGACGTCGTCTTCGGCAAACTGCTCGGCCGCACGGCCGTCGTCGCGCTGGCCGTCGGCCTCGCGTTCCTCGCCTCGCTCGTCCTCGGGGCCGCACTCTTCGGCTCGGTCCCGTTCGCCGACTGGCTCGGGTTCGCCGCCGTCTCGCTGCTCTTCGGGACGACGTTCGTCGGGCTGGCCGTCGGCGTCTCCGCCGGCGTCTCCACGCGGGGGAAGTCGATGGCCGTCGTCGTCGGGCTCTACATGGTGTTCGTCGCGCTGTGGGAATTGCTCACCGCCGGCCCCTACTACCTCCTCTACGACGAGGGGCCGCCGATCGAGGCCGAGACGTGGTATCTCGTCCTCGAGCAGTTCAATCCGATCTTCGCGTACACCAACCTGGCCAGCAACGTCGTCGAGGGCACGATCTACCCCTTCCAGTTCCAGTACGGACTCCAGTCGGCCGAGGCCTACCAGATGACCCCCGCGGAGCGCTACCCGGGCGACGCGCCGTTCTACCTCGAGGACTGGTTCGGCATCGTCGTCATGCTGGCCTGGCTGGTCGCCCCCGTCGCGATCGGCTACTACCGGTTCAAGCGAACCGATCTGTAA